A stretch of the Peribacillus sp. ACCC06369 genome encodes the following:
- a CDS encoding carboxypeptidase regulatory-like domain-containing protein has product MAIIEPFSLQPSPLITIDGREEETANFNLQANPTADAGVVLGFVRLPDGTPIPLATVKLFTSNNDPFEHVNSNPAGQFVFPKIPVGSYFITAAEPTLLTPLRIPITVSRNRNTNVTITMQADPEGNRNAIYGIVRSLTDAQPIQGATVQLSRRVGNQLELEGTVNTNAQGQYLFANLVDGDYFIDAVKPGFLSNQSATFNISGREFAPSDIGLAVDPDATTGTISGFVLESSNNFPINNAIVALYSVSNGTESIIEITKTNAGGLYLFGDIPPGTYRVKATVQIEE; this is encoded by the coding sequence ATGGCGATTATAGAACCATTTAGTCTCCAGCCTAGTCCCTTAATAACGATTGATGGACGTGAAGAGGAAACTGCAAACTTTAATCTCCAAGCAAATCCAACTGCTGATGCAGGAGTTGTCTTGGGTTTCGTTCGACTTCCTGACGGAACACCTATTCCTTTAGCAACAGTCAAACTATTTACCTCCAATAACGATCCGTTTGAACATGTTAATAGCAACCCCGCCGGACAGTTCGTTTTCCCTAAAATTCCTGTAGGGTCGTACTTTATCACTGCTGCTGAGCCAACACTTTTAACTCCACTTCGAATTCCTATCACTGTTAGTCGAAATAGAAACACAAACGTAACCATAACTATGCAAGCCGATCCAGAGGGGAATAGAAATGCAATTTATGGTATTGTTAGAAGTTTAACAGACGCACAACCAATTCAAGGTGCAACAGTACAGCTTTCAAGAAGAGTAGGTAACCAGCTTGAGTTGGAAGGAACTGTTAATACAAATGCTCAAGGACAATATTTATTTGCAAATCTTGTAGATGGTGACTACTTTATTGATGCTGTCAAGCCAGGGTTCTTATCGAATCAAAGTGCAACTTTCAACATTTCTGGAAGGGAATTTGCTCCTAGTGATATTGGTCTGGCTGTTGATCCAGATGCTACAACTGGGACTATAAGTGGTTTTGTCTTAGAAAGCAGTAATAATTTTCCGATCAATAATGCAATTGTTGCCCTGTATTCAGTTTCAAATGGAACTGAAAGTATTATAGAAATCACAAAAACAAACGCTGGTGGTTTGTATTTATTTGGTGATATACCTCCTGGGACCTACCGGGTAAAAGCAACAGTTCAGATAGAGGAGTGA
- a CDS encoding IS3 family transposase (programmed frameshift) has protein sequence MARFSSEEKIQAVRQYIDGNEGGQTIAKSIGVHPSLLHQWIKQFKLFGDDAFEKRYTPYPAQFKLDVLNYMNEQGTSIRKTAAIFNIPSYETLRKWKVAYETDGFDALQSKKKGRPSMKNKNNKTSNSQLPDEGSIEALQAENERLRMENAYFKKVECLSSKQGKITKQDKAQVVYELRNAFSVKALIQLADIPRSTYYYWVKNFGRPDADAELKVLIKSVFDEHEGRFGYRRIRDELRNRGHKVNHKKVQRIMKELGLKCLVRMKKYRSYKGTVGKIALNILDRNFKAEQPNEKWVTDITEFKLFGEKLYLSPILDLFNGEIITYTIGSRPTYSLISTMLDQAFERLTDDDTLLIHSDQGWHYQMKQFRDALRERGITQSMSRKGNCYDNAVMENFFGIMKSELLYLKEFESVEHFKQELAKYIEYYNHKRIKAKLKGMSPVQYRTHAQQAA, from the exons ATGGCGAGATTTTCTTCAGAAGAAAAAATACAGGCAGTAAGACAATATATAGATGGTAATGAGGGAGGACAAACCATTGCTAAATCTATTGGTGTTCATCCGAGTTTACTCCATCAGTGGATTAAACAATTTAAACTTTTTGGTGATGATGCTTTTGAAAAACGCTATACACCCTACCCTGCACAGTTTAAACTAGATGTACTTAATTATATGAACGAACAAGGGACGTCTATCAGGAAAACAGCAGCGATTTTTAATATTCCTTCTTATGAAACGCTTCGAAAATGGAAAGTTGCTTATGAAACAGATGGATTTGATGCCCTACAATCAAAGAAAAAGGGGCGTCCATCCATGAAAAATAAAAATAATAAGACATCAAATTCTCAATTACCCGATGAAGGATCAATAGAGGCTTTACAGGCGGAGAATGAACGTTTACGTATGGAGAATGCCTATT TTAAAAAAGTTGAATGCCTTAGTTCAAAACAAGGAAAAATCACCAAACAAGACAAAGCACAAGTAGTCTATGAATTAAGGAATGCATTCTCGGTGAAAGCACTTATACAGCTCGCAGACATTCCGCGTAGCACGTATTACTATTGGGTGAAAAACTTCGGTCGTCCTGATGCAGATGCAGAACTGAAAGTATTGATTAAATCTGTTTTCGATGAACATGAAGGTCGGTTTGGTTACCGGCGTATTCGTGATGAACTTAGAAATCGAGGACACAAAGTAAACCACAAAAAGGTGCAACGTATCATGAAAGAACTAGGGCTAAAATGTCTTGTCCGTATGAAAAAATATCGCTCTTACAAAGGAACTGTGGGCAAGATTGCACTAAATATTTTAGATCGCAATTTCAAAGCTGAACAACCAAATGAGAAATGGGTTACGGATATTACAGAGTTTAAATTATTTGGAGAAAAGCTATATTTATCGCCGATATTGGACTTATTTAATGGAGAAATCATTACGTATACAATCGGTTCAAGACCAACCTACTCACTCATTTCAACGATGTTAGATCAAGCTTTTGAACGTTTAACAGACGACGATACTCTCCTTATTCATTCAGATCAAGGCTGGCATTATCAAATGAAACAATTCCGTGATGCCCTTAGGGAACGTGGCATTACGCAAAGTATGTCTCGCAAAGGGAATTGTTACGATAACGCTGTTATGGAAAATTTCTTTGGTATCATGAAATCGGAACTTCTTTATCTAAAAGAATTTGAAAGTGTGGAACACTTTAAACAAGAACTAGCAAAATATATAGAATACTATAATCACAAACGAATCAAGGCAAAATTAAAAGGCATGAGCCCGGTACAATACCGAACTCATGCCCAACAGGCTGCCTAA
- a CDS encoding kinase gives MEDFKSISVTEGIKKVDVIKNPTSFPLIGKGAQGAVFKISSDKCVKICAKPEYAVKEGNVLKIAQNSPTIPRLYEVGQNYIIMEYIEGPTLFQYLESGGVLSEKMMRQILFVLSEMKRLKFTRLDADLRHIIVTKEEELKVIDHYSSYTRVRYRPELIFKGLNKLGLLPLFLEQLKEMDPESYMEWKDL, from the coding sequence GTGGAGGACTTTAAATCTATTAGTGTTACTGAAGGGATTAAAAAAGTAGATGTAATAAAAAATCCAACGTCGTTTCCGCTGATTGGTAAGGGGGCGCAAGGAGCCGTTTTTAAAATTTCTTCAGACAAATGCGTGAAAATTTGTGCAAAACCAGAATATGCCGTTAAAGAGGGGAATGTATTAAAAATTGCACAGAATTCTCCCACAATTCCCCGGCTTTATGAGGTGGGGCAAAACTATATTATTATGGAATATATTGAGGGGCCAACTTTATTCCAGTATTTAGAGTCTGGAGGGGTCCTATCCGAAAAAATGATGAGGCAAATTCTTTTTGTGCTAAGTGAAATGAAGCGTTTAAAGTTTACCAGATTGGATGCCGATTTGCGCCACATTATTGTAACAAAGGAAGAGGAATTAAAAGTAATAGATCATTATAGCTCCTATACAAGGGTTCGATACCGGCCAGAGCTGATATTCAAAGGTTTAAACAAGTTGGGTCTATTACCATTGTTCTTGGAACAGTTAAAAGAAATGGACCCGGAATCCTATATGGAATGGAAAGATTTATAG